One window from the genome of Echinicola vietnamensis DSM 17526 encodes:
- a CDS encoding exo-beta-N-acetylmuramidase NamZ family protein, whose protein sequence is MKKYVSIKAVLFCAAMVLFCGACGGRQTAEEATEKNPEEEQIKRVVIGAERLLEPAYFPLVKGKNVALVTNHTGLLPDGRHLVDVLHENKDVELKLLFGPEHGIRGEEDNHVADGKDNSTGLPVVSLYGKVRKPTPEMLEGIDVILFDIQDVGARFYTYIATMSHVLEAAAEAGIPYVVLDRPNAIGGKYVDGPVGEKQLQPIVGVDQLPVVHGMTVGELAHMFNEERGNEGLPKAALTVVKMENYQRDMWFDETGLPWVKPSPNMLTLTTAALYPMTCLLEGTNVSEARGTLHPFEHIGAPWIDGEVLRKKMSSYKLPGVTFAASSFVPESVVDGIEIYPPKFLGEACFSAQITLKEREAFESAKAAVYMLDALKELYPDELEWKEKRMDGLWKTQAVRTQLLEGVSPAEIIGGWQEGLAFFKARRLSCLLY, encoded by the coding sequence ATGAAAAAGTATGTGTCAATAAAGGCAGTGTTGTTTTGCGCAGCCATGGTGTTGTTTTGCGGTGCATGCGGCGGTAGGCAGACAGCAGAAGAGGCTACCGAAAAGAACCCGGAAGAGGAGCAAATCAAGCGTGTAGTAATCGGAGCGGAGCGGTTGCTGGAACCGGCATATTTCCCACTGGTAAAAGGAAAAAATGTGGCTTTGGTGACCAATCACACTGGATTGCTACCAGATGGCAGGCATCTGGTAGACGTGCTTCACGAAAATAAGGACGTGGAACTGAAGTTGTTGTTTGGTCCCGAGCATGGTATCAGGGGAGAGGAGGATAATCATGTGGCAGATGGAAAGGACAATAGCACAGGCTTACCGGTAGTTTCCCTTTATGGAAAAGTCCGGAAGCCTACACCAGAGATGCTGGAGGGGATCGATGTGATCTTGTTTGATATTCAGGATGTGGGTGCACGGTTTTATACGTATATCGCCACCATGAGCCATGTGCTGGAAGCGGCGGCGGAAGCAGGGATTCCTTATGTGGTTTTAGACAGGCCCAATGCCATTGGCGGTAAGTATGTGGACGGTCCCGTAGGGGAAAAGCAGCTCCAGCCCATTGTAGGGGTGGACCAACTCCCGGTGGTACATGGGATGACCGTGGGCGAATTGGCACATATGTTCAATGAAGAGCGGGGAAATGAAGGCTTGCCAAAAGCAGCATTGACGGTCGTCAAAATGGAGAATTACCAGCGGGATATGTGGTTTGATGAGACGGGGCTTCCTTGGGTCAAGCCTTCTCCAAATATGCTGACATTGACCACTGCTGCCCTTTATCCCATGACCTGTCTCCTGGAGGGGACGAATGTTTCTGAAGCCAGGGGGACTTTGCATCCGTTTGAGCATATTGGTGCTCCATGGATTGACGGGGAGGTGTTGCGCAAGAAAATGTCTTCTTATAAGCTGCCGGGGGTGACCTTTGCTGCCAGTAGCTTTGTGCCGGAAAGTGTGGTGGATGGAATCGAAATTTATCCGCCCAAATTTCTAGGTGAAGCCTGTTTCAGTGCGCAAATTACCTTGAAGGAGCGAGAGGCTTTCGAGTCGGCCAAAGCAGCAGTCTATATGCTGGACGCGCTAAAAGAATTATATCCGGATGAGTTGGAATGGAAGGAAAAGCGAATGGATGGCTTGTGGAAGACCCAAGCCGTGAGAACTCAGCTCCTGGAAGGGGTGTCCCCTGCTGAGATCATTGGAGGTTGGCAAGAGGGGTTGGCGTTTTTCAAAGCACGAAGGCTTAGTTGCCTATTGTATTAA
- a CDS encoding LamG-like jellyroll fold domain-containing protein: MAIKLIPGGADADVFTVGNKTYPKGRFFLYRKGETVLVNSNEMGGVVAFGHYTDFEDEQGKSFGSVDDLMGYLDDMIFGKRGIVHNKSQLDYQHTEGSILQYDRRRMFGSQANPLTGAITDYHDGTVDSTRGEGIIFHKDENEPHYPSGFVKGSGTYAVGQLNMIRYQYFTQDFKLYTIENLTGYDGQDVYDGLVLHYDFSKGTDIGNSILDQSGFDNNGFLDYPEDAIWDEDAGTVTLGNNEDSELRSFIRVPFSKSLGYVKHEFTIMVDFGKRGRFSGVIFGTNKSGGGNNGLNIGIVSDGRVELEVNEESLGADGRGRSTSPALYPEDGSTKTFVITYDGRFIRFYYNGSLNKSTEISEGEYVYNEEDWYIGKQNGRTVSLITLIRHFAVWDRVLSGEEIADLWDKFSVSK, encoded by the coding sequence ATGGCAATTAAATTAATTCCAGGAGGTGCTGATGCGGATGTCTTCACTGTAGGGAACAAGACCTATCCGAAGGGCAGATTTTTTCTTTACAGGAAAGGGGAGACTGTCCTGGTGAACAGCAATGAAATGGGAGGCGTGGTGGCCTTTGGCCATTACACAGACTTCGAAGATGAACAAGGAAAATCCTTTGGCTCGGTGGATGACTTGATGGGGTACTTGGACGATATGATTTTCGGTAAGCGCGGAATTGTCCACAACAAGAGTCAATTGGATTATCAGCATACAGAAGGTAGTATTTTGCAATACGACAGAAGAAGGATGTTCGGTTCTCAGGCTAATCCGCTTACCGGAGCCATTACAGATTATCATGACGGCACAGTAGATTCAACCAGAGGAGAGGGGATTATTTTTCATAAAGATGAAAATGAGCCACATTATCCATCAGGATTTGTGAAAGGAAGCGGGACTTATGCTGTTGGTCAGCTAAATATGATTCGATATCAGTATTTTACGCAGGACTTTAAGCTGTATACGATAGAGAACCTGACAGGATATGATGGGCAGGATGTCTACGACGGTCTTGTCCTACATTATGATTTTAGTAAAGGAACGGATATTGGCAATTCCATATTGGACCAGAGCGGTTTTGATAACAACGGTTTTTTGGATTATCCTGAGGATGCAATATGGGATGAAGATGCAGGGACGGTGACCTTAGGCAACAATGAAGATTCAGAATTGCGGAGCTTTATTAGGGTGCCCTTTTCTAAGAGCTTAGGGTATGTCAAGCATGAATTTACAATCATGGTAGATTTTGGCAAAAGAGGGAGGTTTTCAGGAGTGATATTTGGCACCAATAAATCAGGTGGTGGGAATAACGGTTTGAACATTGGGATAGTTAGTGATGGGAGAGTGGAGTTGGAAGTGAATGAGGAAAGTTTAGGAGCTGATGGTAGGGGAAGGTCTACCTCACCAGCTTTATATCCCGAGGATGGAAGTACGAAAACCTTTGTCATTACCTATGATGGTCGGTTTATACGGTTCTATTATAATGGTAGCCTTAACAAATCAACTGAAATATCCGAAGGGGAGTATGTTTACAATGAGGAAGATTGGTATATCGGGAAGCAAAATGGTAGGACGGTAAGTTTAATAACACTTATTAGGCACTTTGCTGTATGGGATAGAGTGCTTTCCGGTGAAGAAATCGCAGACTTATGGGATAAGTTTTCTGTTTCTAAGTAA
- a CDS encoding heparin lyase I family protein produces the protein MAIQVTPGELGSGVFWVGDESYPTGQFFIYRIQEIVLVSSNEVGHVALYGHFSEFIDEQRNPFSSVEAFIAYLNKAIFSDSQEVSKGYEYGYEYSEGSVLQYDKRRRYGSHTMPLSGDISEDLSLEYFPGEGEGFIFHKSSSMPSLPESFEKESGDYKPNQLNIIKYQFLNKGFVLYSIMTVPDYEPLDVYDGMVIHYDFNQDIGYRDYIKDKSGNGNHGRIVNPDDVEWVSELSGFKVMVGNNEEADLRGYFVIPFSKSLGLVKEKFTVLVEYGKQVRSAGSFFGTYSLGSGNNGFRLATVSDGRLEMGVNPESQGSDGRGRSTGDSGTYPTDGGTLQCVITYDGDRIRFFTDGKLNKSNDVTNGLNVHNDEIWTLGKLNGATASYKSVIGRFAVWNRVLSDEEIAAIDVGTINNELVEVVKYCPFQDIIINSDLDAEGATDSWVQRQCYNDPNDILVSSDVARSGTTSGRFYLRKGLRYQLKKHRTEVLSLSGMETEMSRMKKWMSYSIYFPSDYYIDPSHTIAEVIQQLHVGYSQSPPISIRTQEDGFYMQICYGDFNSKIEEEAELKATMRKYYRFKKITPGEWHDFILYYELHPTDGIAKLWLNRELVVDHQGPTMYSNDLEYHYSWKVGLYCSQWLAGTLETIPDERLLYYDEVRIANNVAPAYVMFSKMDPEGRRAISGVEYPASYWEKLIE, from the coding sequence ATGGCAATTCAAGTAACACCGGGCGAATTGGGTTCTGGCGTATTTTGGGTGGGAGATGAATCTTATCCCACTGGTCAGTTTTTTATCTATAGGATACAAGAGATCGTCTTGGTAAGTAGTAATGAGGTGGGGCATGTGGCACTTTATGGTCACTTTTCTGAATTTATAGATGAGCAAAGAAATCCTTTTTCTTCAGTGGAGGCTTTTATTGCTTACTTGAACAAAGCGATTTTTTCAGATAGTCAGGAAGTTTCCAAAGGGTATGAATATGGGTATGAATATTCGGAGGGAAGTGTTCTTCAATATGATAAGCGGCGAAGATATGGCTCGCATACCATGCCATTGTCAGGAGATATATCCGAGGACCTTTCATTGGAGTATTTTCCAGGAGAAGGAGAAGGTTTTATTTTTCATAAGAGTTCTTCTATGCCGAGTTTACCCGAGAGTTTTGAGAAAGAATCAGGTGATTATAAGCCCAATCAATTGAATATTATCAAATATCAGTTTTTGAATAAAGGGTTTGTGCTATATTCGATCATGACTGTTCCAGATTATGAGCCTTTGGACGTATATGATGGCATGGTGATCCATTATGATTTTAATCAGGATATAGGATATAGAGATTATATTAAGGATAAGAGCGGTAATGGTAATCACGGGAGAATCGTTAATCCCGATGATGTTGAATGGGTTTCTGAGTTATCTGGTTTTAAGGTAATGGTTGGTAATAATGAAGAAGCAGATTTACGCGGATACTTTGTTATACCGTTCTCTAAATCGCTGGGGCTTGTCAAAGAAAAATTCACGGTATTAGTGGAGTATGGTAAACAGGTTAGGTCAGCAGGATCGTTCTTTGGAACCTACTCCTTAGGTAGTGGTAATAATGGTTTTCGGCTGGCTACGGTTTCAGACGGGCGTTTGGAAATGGGGGTAAATCCTGAATCGCAAGGGAGTGATGGGAGAGGTAGGTCCACGGGAGACTCGGGAACCTATCCTACTGATGGTGGTACTCTGCAGTGCGTAATTACCTATGATGGTGACAGGATTCGCTTTTTTACCGATGGTAAGCTTAACAAATCCAATGACGTGACCAATGGCCTCAATGTACATAATGATGAAATATGGACACTCGGAAAATTGAATGGAGCAACGGCAAGTTACAAAAGTGTCATTGGAAGGTTTGCCGTATGGAACCGTGTGTTGAGTGATGAAGAAATTGCGGCCATTGATGTGGGCACTATAAATAATGAGCTTGTTGAGGTAGTGAAATACTGTCCGTTTCAAGATATCATCATCAATAGTGATCTAGATGCAGAGGGAGCTACAGATTCTTGGGTACAACGTCAATGTTATAATGATCCGAATGATATTTTGGTGAGTTCAGATGTGGCGAGATCCGGCACCACAAGTGGACGGTTTTACCTAAGAAAGGGGTTGCGTTATCAATTAAAGAAACATAGAACTGAGGTGTTGTCTCTTTCAGGCATGGAGACTGAAATGTCCAGAATGAAAAAGTGGATGTCTTACTCAATATATTTCCCATCGGACTATTATATCGACCCGTCTCATACGATAGCTGAGGTAATTCAGCAACTGCATGTAGGTTACAGCCAGTCGCCACCTATCAGTATTAGGACACAAGAGGACGGTTTTTATATGCAGATTTGCTATGGCGACTTTAATTCCAAAATTGAAGAGGAAGCCGAATTGAAAGCCACTATGAGAAAGTATTACAGGTTTAAGAAAATTACTCCTGGAGAATGGCATGATTTTATTCTTTACTATGAACTCCATCCCACGGACGGAATAGCAAAGTTATGGCTCAATAGGGAGTTGGTGGTGGATCATCAGGGACCTACCATGTATTCAAATGATCTTGAATACCATTATTCATGGAAGGTGGGGCTTTATTGTTCTCAGTGGCTGGCGGGTACACTGGAAACAATACCAGACGAGCGATTGCTTTATTATGATGAGGTAAGAATAGCAAATAATGTGGCTCCAGCCTATGTTATGTTTTCAAAAATGGATCCTGAGGGCAGGAGAGCAATTAGTGGGGTTGAGTATCCTGCTAGTTATTGGGAAAAATTGATTGAGTAG
- a CDS encoding serine O-acetyltransferase, which yields MIKTKDDYLEYINQDASSMGINYHAVKNRVMTRFSNPRWKFILLLRKCEYHCNNKDKLFSKILFSYYYYKYKTLGLKLGFTIPVNVCSKGLSLPHYGTIIISKNAKIGENCRIHACVNIGANAGSPEAPQIGKNVYIGPGAKLFGNIYIGNHCTIGANAVVNKSFNQEHCVIGGIPAKILKEGKSDWLQDNNLNITP from the coding sequence ATGATTAAAACAAAAGATGATTACCTCGAATACATCAATCAGGACGCTTCATCTATGGGCATAAACTATCACGCTGTCAAAAATCGAGTTATGACACGATTTTCCAATCCTCGATGGAAATTCATTCTGCTCCTTAGAAAATGTGAATATCACTGTAATAATAAAGACAAACTATTTTCAAAGATCCTTTTTAGCTACTATTATTACAAATACAAAACACTAGGGTTAAAACTTGGTTTTACGATTCCTGTAAATGTATGTTCCAAAGGGCTTTCTCTACCTCACTATGGCACTATCATTATCAGTAAAAATGCAAAAATCGGTGAAAACTGCAGGATCCATGCCTGTGTGAATATTGGTGCAAACGCAGGATCACCAGAAGCACCCCAAATTGGCAAAAATGTATACATTGGCCCAGGTGCAAAATTATTTGGCAATATCTACATTGGTAATCACTGCACAATAGGTGCAAATGCAGTAGTCAATAAGTCGTTTAACCAAGAACATTGTGTAATTGGCGGTATACCTGCTAAAATCCTTAAAGAAGGAAAATCTGATTGGCTCCAGGACAATAATTTAAATATTACTCCCTAG
- a CDS encoding glycoside hydrolase family 15 protein, translated as MTKRHLYGTGLIGNCAYIAHIEKNTNISWLCFPRFDSDFIFGGMLDREKGGEFSILPEENAFTTQQEYLENTNILKTTVILDNGEEAYSVTDFAPRFMNFERYHKPLMVIRKVEPISGEPKIKINCKPVTNRGNKKLKPSMNSNHIEFLGAEQEVRLTANCSVNYIMEDRAFRLQRPIYLFFTYGQPLEAPVESTAERFLQATTQYWREWVKSTSIPHFYQKLVVRSALALKIHQFEDTGAIIAASTTSLPESPGSTRNWDYRYCWIRDSYYTLNVFNSLGHFQELERYFEYIQNLPTNANGRYQPLYSITGSALLEEELSDLSGYLGNQPVRFGNQAYTHIQNDLYGQVLVSLLPLYADKRFIESEKSHSAPFIHNLLDKIEETMNEKDAGLWEFRNLAQEHCYTFIFHWAGSCAAIKIADRLQDSSMKEKAEKLRLQSIEKIEACYVPEMKAYAQAIGTKNMDASTLQLITMGYFGNDIERANNHLKMLEKDLLAKDYLFYRYKHMDDFGVPETTFLICAFWYIEALACVNRLDEAVEGFETLTKYCNHLQLFSEDVDHETGSQWGNFPQAYSHVGLMNAAYRIGQKLDRPNFL; from the coding sequence ATGACAAAAAGACATCTTTATGGTACAGGGCTGATCGGAAACTGTGCTTATATCGCCCACATTGAAAAAAACACCAATATTAGCTGGCTCTGTTTCCCTCGCTTTGACAGTGATTTTATTTTTGGGGGAATGCTGGACCGAGAGAAAGGGGGAGAATTCAGCATCCTGCCGGAAGAAAATGCTTTTACCACCCAGCAAGAATACCTCGAAAACACCAATATCCTTAAGACAACAGTCATTTTGGATAATGGAGAGGAAGCTTATTCCGTAACGGACTTTGCTCCTCGTTTTATGAACTTTGAGCGCTACCATAAGCCCCTGATGGTCATCAGAAAGGTGGAACCCATTTCAGGCGAACCCAAGATCAAGATCAACTGTAAACCGGTCACTAATCGGGGCAACAAAAAGCTTAAGCCGAGCATGAACAGTAACCATATTGAATTTTTGGGTGCTGAACAAGAAGTCCGCTTGACGGCAAATTGCTCTGTAAACTATATCATGGAAGACCGTGCTTTCAGGCTTCAGCGTCCCATTTACTTGTTTTTCACCTATGGGCAGCCACTGGAAGCACCCGTAGAAAGTACTGCCGAGCGCTTCCTACAGGCCACCACTCAGTATTGGCGAGAATGGGTGAAATCTACCAGCATACCCCACTTCTACCAAAAACTTGTGGTCAGGTCTGCATTGGCCCTGAAAATCCATCAATTTGAAGACACAGGAGCTATTATTGCGGCTTCCACGACCAGTCTACCAGAGTCTCCAGGCTCCACTAGGAATTGGGATTACCGGTATTGCTGGATCCGAGACAGTTATTATACGCTAAACGTCTTTAACTCGCTTGGGCATTTCCAAGAACTGGAACGGTATTTTGAATACATCCAAAACCTTCCCACCAATGCCAACGGCCGTTACCAGCCGCTATATTCCATAACAGGGTCTGCCCTTTTGGAGGAAGAACTCAGTGACCTGTCAGGATACCTAGGCAACCAACCCGTCCGGTTTGGCAACCAAGCGTATACCCATATCCAAAATGATCTTTACGGCCAAGTATTGGTAAGTCTTTTGCCACTGTATGCGGACAAACGTTTCATTGAATCTGAAAAGAGTCACTCGGCACCTTTCATCCATAACCTGTTGGATAAAATAGAAGAGACCATGAATGAAAAAGACGCTGGGCTGTGGGAATTCAGAAATTTGGCTCAGGAGCATTGCTATACCTTTATTTTCCATTGGGCCGGCTCATGTGCTGCAATCAAGATCGCAGATCGGCTTCAGGACAGCTCCATGAAGGAAAAGGCTGAAAAACTCAGGCTTCAGTCGATCGAAAAAATCGAAGCATGCTATGTCCCAGAAATGAAAGCTTATGCCCAAGCCATAGGCACCAAAAACATGGATGCCAGCACCTTACAACTCATCACTATGGGGTATTTTGGCAATGACATTGAGCGTGCCAACAACCACTTGAAAATGCTGGAAAAGGACCTACTGGCCAAAGATTACCTCTTTTATCGGTATAAGCATATGGACGATTTTGGGGTACCGGAAACCACATTTCTAATTTGTGCCTTCTGGTACATCGAAGCATTGGCCTGTGTAAACCGTCTTGATGAAGCAGTGGAAGGCTTTGAGACCCTTACCAAGTACTGCAATCACCTTCAACTCTTCTCCGAAGATGTGGATCATGAAACAGGAAGCCAATGGGGAAACTTCCCTCAAGCATATAGCCATGTAGGCTTGATGAATGCCGCCTATCGCATCGGCCAGAAACTAGACCGCCCTAATTTCTTGTAA
- the rsmG gene encoding 16S rRNA (guanine(527)-N(7))-methyltransferase RsmG, which produces MTQELDLILPYFPDITEKQKEQFTALGDLYRDWNQKINVISRKDMDAFYLHHVLHSLGIAKVMQFEPNTWVLDIGTGGGFPGIPLAILFPETNFHLVDSIGKKITVVKDVAKTLKLSNVEAQQARAESLPRKYDFIISRAVTRMANFYPWVKDKFKKEDFNEFTNGILYLKGGDVDEEMEELPISYVTYHLSDYFKEDFFETKKVVYVPYEGKR; this is translated from the coding sequence ATGACGCAGGAATTAGATCTGATCTTACCCTATTTTCCGGATATAACGGAAAAGCAAAAAGAACAATTTACCGCATTGGGGGACCTATACCGGGATTGGAACCAAAAAATCAATGTCATCAGCCGAAAAGACATGGATGCCTTTTACCTGCACCATGTCCTGCACTCTTTGGGAATTGCCAAAGTCATGCAGTTTGAGCCGAACACCTGGGTACTGGACATCGGCACGGGAGGTGGATTCCCAGGCATACCACTTGCAATTCTTTTTCCTGAGACCAATTTTCACCTAGTCGACTCCATCGGCAAAAAAATCACTGTCGTAAAGGATGTTGCCAAAACCTTAAAGCTCAGCAATGTGGAAGCCCAACAGGCAAGAGCTGAATCGCTGCCGCGTAAATATGACTTTATCATCAGCAGGGCAGTCACCCGAATGGCCAATTTCTACCCTTGGGTAAAAGACAAGTTTAAGAAAGAAGATTTCAATGAATTTACCAACGGCATTCTCTATCTCAAGGGCGGAGATGTGGATGAAGAAATGGAAGAACTGCCTATTTCCTATGTCACCTATCACTTGAGTGATTACTTCAAAGAAGATTTTTTTGAAACCAAAAAAGTGGTATACGTTCCCTATGAAGGCAAAAGATGA
- a CDS encoding RNA polymerase sigma factor: protein MEINERGFSDKALEDFDLIDQAVDQKDQQAYATLMKRYKKAVYFMILKMIRDADDAEDLTMEAFAKAFRNLHKFKKDYTFSTWLFRIATNNTIDFIRKKKLKTMSLNNTLTDDGGNSVNIDVEDDDNNPQDEFIKSQRIEMVRIFVDKLPAKYRKLVKLRYFDELSYDEIAQELDKPLGTVKAQLHRSRELLYEIAQGKQKYI, encoded by the coding sequence ATGGAAATAAACGAAAGAGGGTTCTCAGACAAAGCGTTAGAAGATTTTGACTTAATAGACCAAGCGGTAGATCAAAAAGACCAACAGGCATACGCCACGCTTATGAAGCGCTATAAGAAGGCGGTTTATTTTATGATTTTAAAAATGATCCGCGACGCTGATGATGCGGAGGATCTTACCATGGAAGCATTTGCCAAAGCTTTCAGGAACCTACACAAGTTCAAGAAAGATTATACCTTTAGCACTTGGCTGTTTCGAATTGCCACAAACAATACGATCGACTTTATCCGAAAGAAAAAGCTTAAAACAATGAGCCTTAACAACACCCTCACGGATGATGGTGGTAATTCGGTAAACATTGACGTGGAAGATGACGACAACAATCCCCAAGACGAGTTCATCAAAAGTCAGCGGATCGAGATGGTGCGTATTTTTGTCGATAAGCTTCCGGCAAAGTACCGTAAGTTAGTGAAATTGAGGTATTTTGACGAGCTGTCATATGATGAAATCGCCCAGGAGCTGGACAAACCACTCGGGACTGTCAAAGCCCAGCTGCACCGCTCCCGTGAGCTTCTTTATGAAATTGCCCAAGGAAAGCAAAAATATATTTAG
- a CDS encoding glycosyltransferase yields MIIDLLWLIFGAATFIQVIYFLFVYGKLSYFYQDKSESTADHNQEGVTVVIAAHNEAENLQKLIPLLFQQNYPAFEVLIINDRSYDDTRFLLEQMMKEYPMLRTVTIEYTPEHVTAKKYALTLGIKVAKYDVLLLTDADCLPVSENWIKRMTHPIRNGKKTFSLGYGGYGKGKGFLNALIQFETWFTAIQYFSFALWKAPFMGVGRNLAYRRTYFMDHKAFKDLWHILGGDDDLYVNRHAKKHNTAVVIHPEGITESIPKKTFKEYYVQKTRHYQAGKYYKTSDKAKIGLYAISHLFFWATAIALISITQKWEPIAVIVSIIVTRALLQFSIFNNAIKKIEGQKKVLWTMFFDLMYLSYFWIIGAKGYLSKTVRWK; encoded by the coding sequence ATTTTTACCAGGATAAAAGTGAATCCACGGCTGACCATAACCAAGAAGGTGTTACCGTTGTGATTGCTGCACATAACGAAGCAGAAAACTTGCAAAAGCTCATCCCATTGCTTTTTCAGCAAAATTACCCCGCCTTTGAAGTACTGATCATCAATGACAGGTCCTATGATGATACGAGGTTTCTTCTGGAGCAGATGATGAAAGAATACCCCATGCTCCGAACAGTCACCATTGAGTACACCCCCGAGCATGTGACAGCAAAGAAATATGCCCTTACCTTGGGCATTAAAGTGGCCAAGTATGATGTCCTCTTGCTGACAGATGCCGACTGTCTTCCTGTTTCTGAAAATTGGATCAAGCGAATGACCCATCCCATCAGAAACGGTAAAAAAACATTTTCCCTAGGCTATGGAGGCTATGGCAAGGGAAAGGGATTTTTAAATGCCCTCATCCAATTTGAAACCTGGTTTACTGCTATTCAGTATTTTTCCTTTGCTCTTTGGAAGGCCCCTTTCATGGGAGTCGGCCGAAATTTAGCCTATCGGCGCACGTATTTCATGGACCACAAAGCCTTCAAAGACCTTTGGCATATTCTCGGAGGCGATGACGACCTATATGTCAATCGGCATGCAAAAAAGCACAACACCGCAGTGGTCATACACCCCGAAGGAATCACTGAGTCCATCCCAAAAAAGACCTTTAAGGAATACTATGTACAGAAAACGAGGCATTACCAAGCGGGAAAATATTATAAGACCAGTGATAAAGCAAAAATAGGCCTTTATGCCATAAGTCATTTGTTTTTTTGGGCAACAGCAATAGCTTTGATCAGTATTACACAAAAATGGGAACCAATTGCCGTTATTGTCAGTATTATAGTAACAAGGGCATTGCTGCAATTTTCCATATTCAATAATGCAATCAAAAAAATCGAAGGTCAAAAGAAAGTGTTGTGGACCATGTTTTTCGATTTAATGTATTTAAGTTATTTTTGGATTATTGGGGCTAAAGGTTACCTATCAAAGACAGTTAGATGGAAATAA